One window from the genome of Candidatus Desulfarcum epimagneticum encodes:
- a CDS encoding MBL fold metallo-hydrolase produces the protein MTGRAPGEGGLSLCVLASGSRGNAVYISGRRASVLLDAGLSGIEIQRRLSSRGIDPADIDAIVVSHEHDDHIRGAGILSRRFDIPVYITPRTRRAAEGRLGRVHAFKPFETGRDFKIGDLTFQPFSISHDAEDPAGFAVSQNGAKIGIATDLGAATALVKERLKGCAALALEANHDPAMLMEGPYPWHIKQRIKGRTGHLSNAAARDLLEEIKHPGLRHVVLAHLSGTNNTASKALEEAAKALSDVDARLCAARQDLCGEMIRVTGGS, from the coding sequence ATGACCGGTCGCGCCCCCGGCGAGGGGGGTCTTTCCCTGTGCGTTCTGGCCAGCGGCAGCCGGGGAAACGCCGTGTATATTTCGGGCCGAAGGGCCTCGGTTCTCCTGGACGCCGGGCTTTCGGGGATTGAAATCCAGCGCCGCCTGTCCTCAAGGGGGATTGACCCGGCGGACATCGACGCCATCGTGGTGTCCCATGAGCATGACGATCACATCCGGGGAGCCGGGATTCTTTCCCGCCGCTTTGATATCCCGGTGTATATCACCCCCCGGACCCGCCGGGCCGCCGAAGGTCGCCTGGGGCGGGTCCACGCGTTCAAACCCTTTGAGACCGGGCGGGATTTTAAAATCGGGGATTTGACCTTCCAGCCCTTTTCCATTTCCCATGACGCCGAAGACCCGGCCGGGTTCGCGGTGTCTCAAAACGGGGCCAAAATCGGAATCGCCACGGACCTGGGCGCGGCCACGGCTCTGGTGAAAGAGCGTCTGAAGGGCTGCGCGGCCCTGGCGCTGGAGGCCAACCATGATCCGGCCATGCTCATGGAAGGCCCCTACCCCTGGCATATCAAACAAAGAATCAAAGGCCGGACCGGCCATCTTTCAAACGCCGCGGCCCGGGATCTGCTGGAGGAGATCAAACACCCGGGCCTTCGGCATGTGGTCCTGGCGCATTTGAGCGGAACCAACAACACGGCCTCCAAAGCCCTTGAGGAGGCCGCCAAGGCCCTTTCGGATGTGGACGCGAGGCTTTGCGCGGCCCGGCAGGACCTGTGCGGAGAGATGATCCGCGTGACCGGGGGGTCTTAA
- a CDS encoding conserved exported hypothetical protein (Evidence 4 : Unknown function but conserved in other organisms), which translates to MTPKPSNQTQKPLARITILSAVLFFMAAALFPAQSTAGEKKSKNSPAVQVDDAVSDELSYLLQIASLPKTEQAAFDPGAVENLLNFVLSDKKEALYHTGKKKFSNQASAYHEFDMGRGMERLLKLSYHPDIPGFSLAPTSMRVSRWIEEDGSRERMTGIWKHLDGLDRPVILRGTERIVNTPDQFSGGYYAYNLNRTVILFKHRGRNVLISLSRQPHVSDVGRMGVVLGPDENWDYLYSGKKGLTRAGLEWVRSYMYDSSAAAIVYETSPGRCRHALFKWLRAGWLRANVVKKKHIYQGLKRYAGAFKKIVESPFLPDAPELAAAFSEIRSLSENALKEKARVYLTHLEKKYSHDKKAARQLSRFLKDRDAYLAQMTKEEMRSILVVEHMKKALRRTPVAAAHGLTY; encoded by the coding sequence ATGACCCCCAAACCCTCAAACCAAACCCAAAAACCATTGGCCCGAATCACGATTTTATCCGCCGTTCTTTTTTTCATGGCCGCCGCCCTTTTCCCCGCCCAATCCACAGCCGGGGAGAAAAAATCCAAAAATTCGCCGGCCGTTCAGGTGGACGACGCGGTTTCCGACGAGCTGTCCTATCTTCTTCAAATCGCCTCCCTTCCAAAGACCGAACAGGCGGCCTTTGATCCGGGCGCCGTTGAAAACCTTCTGAATTTTGTGCTGTCCGACAAAAAAGAGGCGCTGTATCACACGGGTAAAAAGAAATTCTCCAACCAGGCCTCGGCCTACCATGAGTTCGATATGGGCCGGGGCATGGAACGCCTGCTCAAGCTGTCCTACCACCCGGACATTCCGGGCTTCTCCCTGGCGCCGACATCCATGCGCGTCTCCCGCTGGATCGAAGAAGACGGGTCCCGGGAACGCATGACCGGAATATGGAAACATCTGGACGGCCTGGACCGGCCGGTGATTTTAAGGGGGACGGAACGGATCGTCAACACCCCGGATCAGTTCTCCGGGGGCTACTACGCCTATAACCTGAACCGAACGGTCATCCTGTTCAAACATCGGGGCAGAAATGTCCTGATCTCCCTTTCCAGGCAGCCTCATGTGTCCGACGTGGGCAGAATGGGCGTGGTGCTGGGACCTGATGAAAACTGGGATTACCTGTACTCCGGGAAAAAGGGCCTGACCCGGGCCGGCCTCGAATGGGTCCGCTCCTACATGTATGACTCCAGCGCGGCGGCGATTGTTTACGAAACCTCCCCGGGCCGGTGCCGCCACGCCCTTTTTAAATGGCTCAGGGCCGGATGGCTCAGGGCCAACGTGGTGAAGAAAAAACATATTTACCAGGGGCTCAAACGCTACGCGGGCGCCTTTAAAAAGATTGTGGAAAGCCCCTTTCTCCCCGACGCCCCGGAGCTGGCCGCCGCCTTTTCGGAAATTCGAAGCCTTTCCGAAAACGCTTTAAAGGAAAAAGCGCGGGTGTATCTGACACATCTGGAGAAAAAATACAGCCACGACAAGAAAGCCGCCCGCCAGCTTTCCCGGTTTTTGAAAGACCGGGACGCCTACCTGGCCCAAATGACAAAAGAGGAGATGCGTTCCATCCTGGTGGTGGAGCACATGAAAAAGGCGTTGAGGAGAACCCCTGTGGCGGCGGCTCACGGGCTTACCTATTAA
- a CDS encoding Peptidase M48 Ste24p, which produces MRDTHTHPAPMSRRDFMRLSSLGLAGLAAGCATNPVTGQSQLMLLPESAEISLDKKNSPHQFSADYGELQDKALNRYISDMGQKIAALSHRPHMPYSFRGVNAAYVNAYAFPGGSVAATRGILLVLENEAELAGLMGHEIGHVNARHTAERMTKGLLLTALIQGAALYAGTRDESVQEIVTGLGGIGAGMLLAKYSRDDERQADDLGMRYMEKAGWNPNGMTGLMERLLAMSSGKPNVIERMFSSHPMSRERRDRARQSAARRYGAWPRDSRLGKERYMDHTAGLRKIKGAVESLWEGEKEMAKKRYSQAEAHYEKALKIAPDDYAGLLMMSKCQLAQKRPEEARRYAEKAKAVNPGEPQALHVDGLGKLMAGRFQAAHADFAAYERALPGNADTIFLKARSLEGMGDTRASAREYARFLQSAKTGGQARYAHQRLVDWGHIQKQ; this is translated from the coding sequence ATGCGAGACACACACACCCATCCGGCGCCCATGTCCCGTCGGGACTTTATGCGCCTGTCATCCCTGGGGCTGGCGGGACTGGCCGCGGGATGCGCCACAAACCCGGTCACCGGCCAGAGCCAGCTCATGCTGCTTCCGGAAAGCGCGGAAATCTCACTGGACAAAAAAAATTCTCCCCATCAGTTTTCCGCCGACTACGGGGAGCTTCAGGACAAAGCGCTCAACCGGTACATATCGGACATGGGCCAAAAAATAGCGGCCCTGTCCCACCGCCCCCACATGCCCTATTCCTTCCGGGGAGTCAACGCCGCCTACGTCAACGCCTACGCGTTTCCGGGCGGAAGCGTGGCCGCCACCCGGGGCATTCTGCTTGTCCTTGAAAACGAGGCCGAGCTGGCCGGGCTTATGGGACATGAAATCGGCCATGTGAACGCCCGGCACACCGCCGAGCGCATGACCAAGGGCCTTTTGCTGACGGCCCTGATCCAGGGCGCGGCGCTGTACGCCGGGACCCGGGACGAAAGCGTCCAGGAAATCGTGACCGGGCTGGGGGGAATCGGCGCCGGAATGCTTCTGGCGAAATACAGCCGGGACGATGAGCGCCAGGCCGACGATCTGGGCATGAGATACATGGAGAAAGCCGGCTGGAACCCCAACGGGATGACGGGCCTCATGGAGCGTCTTTTGGCCATGTCCAGCGGAAAACCCAACGTCATCGAGCGGATGTTCTCCTCCCACCCCATGAGCCGGGAGCGGCGCGACCGGGCCAGGCAAAGCGCGGCGCGGCGTTATGGGGCCTGGCCCCGGGACTCCAGACTGGGAAAAGAGCGCTACATGGACCACACCGCGGGCTTAAGAAAAATAAAAGGCGCCGTTGAAAGCCTGTGGGAAGGCGAAAAGGAAATGGCGAAAAAACGCTACAGCCAGGCCGAGGCCCATTATGAAAAGGCGCTCAAAATCGCCCCGGACGACTACGCGGGCCTTTTGATGATGTCCAAATGCCAGCTGGCCCAAAAACGCCCGGAAGAGGCCCGCCGGTACGCCGAAAAAGCCAAAGCCGTGAACCCCGGCGAGCCCCAGGCCCTTCATGTGGACGGGCTGGGCAAGCTCATGGCCGGGCGTTTCCAGGCGGCCCACGCGGACTTCGCGGCCTATGAGCGGGCGCTTCCGGGAAACGCGGACACGATTTTTTTAAAAGCCAGGTCTCTGGAGGGCATGGGCGACACCCGGGCCTCGGCCCGGGAATACGCCCGGTTTCTTCAAAGCGCCAAAACCGGGGGCCAGGCCCGATACGCCCATCAGCGTCTTGTGGACTGGGGACACATTCAAAAACAATAA
- a CDS encoding conserved membrane hypothetical protein (Evidence 4 : Unknown function but conserved in other organisms): MNTQAKGAWLMCGASVAYCVMSSLIRADAGMSPYITAFFRFSIGMGLLGALAVSGGIKLKFVRHPLLIFRGVAGAVAVFIWFFSIQSLGLGKGTVIFYTYPVFAGLFSAVFLKERPRPVQWAAAAASLSGVFLLVMGADIANPSLYRVGMNEIIALSGAMTGGLAVVSIKKLVDTDSSVSIYFAQCLAGFWLFMAPAHLSGGPSGYHGFFLLILIGLTATAGQLLMTEGYRRLPVATGAPLVMLVPVLNLLTGMAFFNEPFSPVEIFGAAVVVASCCLLAFYDARKKPAKT, translated from the coding sequence ATGAACACACAAGCGAAGGGCGCGTGGCTGATGTGCGGGGCAAGCGTCGCTTACTGCGTCATGTCCTCCCTCATTCGCGCGGACGCCGGGATGAGCCCGTATATCACGGCTTTTTTTCGTTTTTCCATCGGCATGGGCCTGCTCGGGGCGCTGGCCGTCTCCGGCGGGATCAAACTGAAATTCGTTCGCCACCCCCTGCTGATCTTTCGGGGCGTGGCCGGCGCCGTGGCGGTGTTCATCTGGTTTTTCTCCATCCAGAGCCTGGGCCTTGGAAAAGGAACGGTGATCTTTTACACCTACCCGGTTTTCGCCGGCCTTTTCAGCGCGGTCTTTTTAAAAGAAAGGCCCCGCCCCGTCCAATGGGCCGCCGCGGCCGCCTCTCTTTCGGGGGTCTTTTTGCTGGTCATGGGCGCCGATATTGCCAACCCCTCCCTCTACCGCGTGGGGATGAACGAAATCATCGCCCTTTCAGGGGCCATGACCGGGGGCCTGGCCGTGGTGTCCATCAAAAAACTGGTGGACACCGACTCATCGGTTTCCATCTACTTCGCCCAGTGCCTGGCGGGGTTCTGGCTGTTCATGGCGCCCGCCCACCTGTCCGGGGGCCCTTCCGGGTATCATGGATTTTTCCTGCTGATCTTAATCGGCCTCACCGCCACAGCCGGCCAGCTTCTGATGACCGAGGGATACCGCCGCCTGCCCGTGGCCACCGGCGCCCCTCTGGTGATGCTGGTCCCGGTTTTAAACCTGCTGACGGGCATGGCGTTTTTCAACGAGCCTTTCTCGCCGGTTGAAATATTCGGCGCGGCCGTTGTGGTGGCCTCCTGCTGCCTGCTGGCCTTTTACGACGCCCGAAAAAAACCGGCGAAAACCTGA
- a CDS encoding conserved hypothetical protein (Evidence 4 : Unknown function but conserved in other organisms) — translation MKRAIDDILKEWKDSRTRQPLLVRGARQVGKTHSVTAFGRACFDGMATVNFEERPEFARCFSDFDPRAIIDRLSVLTGADITPGRTLLFLDEIQDCPEAIMSLRYFYEKMPRLHVIGAGSLMEFALSSTRFRMPVGRVQSVYMFPVSFDGFLGALGEDKMRRYLRGVHLKDGVEKTFKSRLENLARRYFFTGGMPGVVSAFSDRVSATEIQRLQSGLIMTYSEDFAKYASKAKHKYLKDVYRNAPRMVGRRYKYSHVNPNVETKFLKEALDLLCDARCLARIRHASGAGTPLSASADERKFKISFLDVGLMQRALHTQEKTITGESIMTINAGAAAEQFVAQELFARRDPYSEPRLHFWVREARGSAAEVDFLIEEDGLALPVEVKSGARGSLKSMRLFLDRYPKTPLGIRYSMHDLSYCDRLLSIPLYMIGHTGRLLRESLDSR, via the coding sequence ATGAAACGCGCCATTGACGACATTTTGAAAGAGTGGAAAGACAGCCGGACCCGCCAGCCTCTCCTGGTCCGGGGCGCCCGCCAGGTGGGCAAGACCCATTCCGTCACCGCTTTCGGCCGGGCCTGTTTTGACGGCATGGCGACGGTCAACTTTGAGGAGCGTCCGGAATTCGCCCGCTGCTTTTCCGATTTTGACCCCCGCGCCATAATCGACCGCCTGTCCGTGCTCACAGGCGCGGACATCACGCCGGGGCGGACATTGCTGTTTCTTGACGAGATACAGGACTGCCCGGAAGCCATCATGTCTTTGAGGTATTTTTATGAAAAAATGCCCCGGCTTCATGTCATCGGGGCGGGCTCTTTGATGGAATTCGCCCTGTCCTCAACCCGGTTTCGCATGCCGGTGGGACGGGTTCAAAGCGTGTATATGTTCCCCGTCTCATTTGATGGGTTTTTAGGCGCGCTGGGAGAGGACAAAATGCGGCGGTATCTTCGCGGCGTCCATCTGAAAGACGGCGTCGAAAAGACATTCAAATCGCGCCTGGAAAACCTTGCGCGCCGATATTTTTTCACCGGGGGCATGCCCGGCGTGGTGAGCGCCTTTTCCGACCGGGTTTCAGCCACCGAGATTCAGCGCCTGCAATCCGGCCTGATCATGACATACTCTGAGGATTTCGCCAAATACGCCTCAAAGGCCAAACATAAATACTTAAAAGACGTTTACCGAAACGCTCCCAGGATGGTCGGACGGCGCTACAAGTATTCCCATGTCAACCCCAATGTGGAGACGAAATTTCTGAAAGAGGCGCTTGACCTGCTCTGCGACGCCCGATGCCTGGCCAGAATACGCCACGCCTCCGGGGCCGGAACGCCCCTTTCCGCGAGCGCGGACGAGCGGAAATTCAAGATATCATTCCTGGATGTGGGCCTGATGCAGCGGGCCCTCCACACCCAGGAAAAAACGATCACAGGCGAGTCCATCATGACAATCAACGCCGGCGCGGCGGCGGAGCAGTTCGTGGCCCAGGAGCTTTTCGCCCGCCGGGACCCTTACTCGGAGCCCAGGCTTCATTTCTGGGTCCGGGAGGCCCGGGGAAGCGCCGCCGAAGTGGATTTTTTGATTGAAGAGGACGGCCTGGCCCTTCCCGTTGAGGTCAAATCCGGGGCCCGGGGCTCTTTGAAAAGCATGCGGCTTTTTTTAGACCGGTATCCGAAAACGCCCCTGGGAATTCGATATTCCATGCATGATCTTTCGTATTGCGACCGGCTTTTGTCCATTCCCCTGTATATGATCGGCCATACCGGACGGCTTTTAAGGGAATCTCTCGACAGTCGATAG
- a CDS encoding conserved hypothetical protein (Evidence 4 : Unknown function but conserved in other organisms) has protein sequence MAPLAFDSSNQGRIAFGFFNIDVDMLLLERYFFFADLFCDRVLDLVCDGVLEPARGPKPASVFLDGWDIPSPVDRGDLMGAIAGISRRGFIGELYQAFPFPKDPGAFKQRPDGAKNRAAAVRIIEKHAVETQIPFSINAETRRAMIGEFEFDPGSFQELIDYVDRGGMPEWKDGKRPGYVARMTRGLSTVERFP, from the coding sequence ATGGCGCCTTTGGCCTTTGATTCCTCTAACCAGGGGCGGATCGCCTTTGGTTTTTTCAACATTGATGTGGACATGCTCCTTTTGGAGCGTTATTTTTTCTTCGCCGATCTTTTTTGCGACAGGGTCCTGGATCTGGTCTGCGACGGGGTCCTGGAGCCGGCCCGGGGTCCAAAGCCCGCGTCTGTCTTTTTAGACGGATGGGACATCCCCTCCCCGGTCGACCGGGGGGACCTCATGGGCGCCATCGCCGGGATCAGCCGCCGGGGATTTATAGGCGAGCTTTACCAGGCGTTCCCGTTTCCCAAAGACCCGGGCGCGTTCAAACAGCGGCCCGACGGCGCGAAAAACCGGGCCGCCGCCGTCAGGATCATCGAAAAACACGCCGTTGAAACCCAAATTCCATTTTCCATCAATGCGGAGACCCGCCGCGCCATGATCGGGGAGTTTGAATTTGACCCCGGCTCCTTTCAGGAACTCATCGATTATGTGGACCGGGGAGGGATGCCCGAATGGAAAGACGGGAAACGGCCGGGATATGTGGCGCGCATGACAAGGGGCCTATCGACTGTCGAGAGATTCCCTTAA
- the livF gene encoding leucine/isoleucine/valine transporter subunit; ATP-binding component of ABC superfamily (Evidence 2a : Function from experimental evidences in other organisms; PubMedId : 14702302, 2195019; Product type t : transporter), with product MLEVKKIHTCYGLSHILFDVSLKVEKGETVCLMGRNGAGKSAAMKSVMGIAPPESGSILFKGKEIAGEKPHKIARMGIGYVPGDRRVFADLTVGENLEISERAGAGGKEWDKAAALDFFPALKAIDSRKASFLSGGEQQMLAIGRALVTNPDFLLLDEPAEGLAPIVVETLIQRIGLLKKRGMTILLAEQNLKAALALSDRGYVMENGRVRAAGPIEELEKDPEIRKKYLGV from the coding sequence TTGCTGGAAGTTAAAAAAATACACACCTGTTACGGTTTGAGCCACATCCTTTTCGACGTGTCTTTAAAGGTGGAAAAGGGCGAGACGGTGTGTCTGATGGGAAGAAACGGCGCCGGGAAAAGCGCGGCGATGAAAAGCGTCATGGGCATCGCCCCTCCTGAAAGCGGCTCCATCCTTTTCAAGGGAAAAGAGATCGCCGGCGAAAAACCCCACAAAATCGCGCGGATGGGAATCGGCTATGTTCCGGGGGACCGCCGGGTGTTCGCGGACCTCACGGTGGGGGAAAACCTGGAGATATCGGAAAGAGCCGGGGCCGGGGGAAAAGAATGGGACAAGGCGGCGGCGCTTGATTTTTTCCCGGCGCTCAAAGCCATTGACTCGCGAAAGGCCTCTTTTTTAAGCGGGGGAGAGCAGCAGATGCTGGCCATTGGGCGGGCGCTTGTGACCAACCCGGATTTTCTGCTCCTGGACGAGCCGGCCGAGGGCCTGGCGCCCATTGTGGTGGAGACGCTCATCCAGCGGATCGGGCTTTTGAAAAAGCGGGGCATGACCATTCTTCTGGCCGAGCAGAACTTAAAGGCGGCCCTGGCCTTAAGCGACCGGGGATATGTGATGGAAAACGGCCGGGTCAGGGCCGCCGGCCCCATTGAAGAGCTTGAAAAAGACCCGGAGATTCGAAAAAAATACCTGGGGGTTTGA
- a CDS encoding ABC transporter ATP-binding protein: MTPSPILEAKGVCKSFDGFAAVKNARVRVEKGRVTAVIGPNGAGKTTLFDLITGMSAPDSGEIRLKGRNIAGLAPHRVCRAGIGRSFQVPRLFPRLTVFENVQIAVLARLKKTWTLFSPARRMAREETADILEKTGLSDKAKKTGAELSHGDHKVLEMAMALGSAPELLIFDEPTAGMSSEETARAMTLIRRMSEEMGLAVLFCEHDIDLVFSMAHEIMAMAGGETIAQGTPGEIRKNSRVQSAYLGGEAFAGS; this comes from the coding sequence GTGACCCCATCCCCCATTCTTGAGGCGAAAGGCGTTTGTAAATCCTTTGACGGATTCGCGGCGGTGAAAAACGCCCGGGTTCGGGTGGAAAAGGGCCGGGTGACGGCGGTCATCGGCCCCAACGGGGCCGGGAAGACCACTCTTTTTGATTTGATCACGGGCATGTCGGCGCCGGATTCCGGGGAGATTCGGCTCAAGGGCCGGAACATCGCCGGGCTTGCGCCCCACCGTGTCTGCCGGGCCGGGATCGGCCGGTCCTTCCAGGTTCCCCGGCTTTTTCCCCGGCTCACGGTGTTTGAAAACGTCCAGATCGCGGTGTTGGCCCGCCTGAAAAAGACCTGGACACTGTTTTCCCCGGCCCGGCGCATGGCGAGGGAGGAAACCGCCGACATTTTAGAAAAAACGGGATTGTCGGACAAGGCGAAAAAAACAGGCGCCGAGCTTTCCCACGGGGACCACAAGGTTCTGGAGATGGCCATGGCCCTGGGCTCCGCCCCCGAGCTTCTGATTTTCGACGAGCCCACGGCCGGCATGTCGTCTGAGGAGACGGCCCGGGCCATGACGCTTATCAGGCGGATGTCGGAGGAGATGGGGCTGGCCGTTTTGTTCTGCGAGCATGACATCGACCTGGTTTTTTCAATGGCCCATGAGATCATGGCCATGGCCGGAGGAGAGACCATCGCCCAGGGGACCCCTGGGGAGATTCGAAAAAACAGCCGGGTTCAAAGCGCTTACCTGGGAGGAGAGGCGTTTGCTGGAAGTTAA
- a CDS encoding Branched-chain amino acid ABC transporter permease produces MTRIMEMGKKHGLLAGMLIFLALFPLFAPRFYIYILALTFATGLFAASLNLPLGFGGMYQFHHAVFYGAGAYAFALTLKHAGAGAWAWAAFAAAPVFAGLLSLLMGIVCARVSKLYFGMLQISLGSLVWVVVYRWYSFTGGDDGIHGIPLPDALSSVRGGYCFALAVSAFSLFILYRIIRSPFGKTLQGVRDNPERCAAVGVNVQGVRLAALVIAGTLAGIAGMLFVVAEGSVFPDLLFWTLSLEALIMCLLGGWRTFWGPVFGAAFIVFLRTFAGIYTEYWTSILGGILIFVIVFMPEGFLGWFEKMGWFGKKRHAEKESSRDPIPHS; encoded by the coding sequence ATGACCCGGATCATGGAAATGGGAAAAAAACACGGGCTCCTGGCCGGGATGTTGATTTTTCTGGCGCTTTTCCCTTTGTTCGCGCCCCGGTTTTATATCTATATCCTGGCGCTGACGTTCGCCACCGGCCTTTTCGCCGCGAGTCTGAACCTGCCTTTGGGTTTTGGCGGCATGTACCAGTTTCACCACGCGGTGTTTTACGGCGCCGGAGCCTACGCCTTTGCCCTGACCCTCAAACACGCCGGGGCGGGCGCCTGGGCCTGGGCCGCCTTTGCGGCGGCGCCGGTTTTCGCCGGGCTTTTGAGCCTCTTGATGGGAATCGTGTGCGCCCGGGTGTCCAAACTGTACTTCGGCATGCTCCAGATTTCTTTGGGCTCCCTGGTCTGGGTCGTGGTGTACCGCTGGTACTCCTTCACCGGGGGAGATGACGGGATCCACGGGATTCCCCTGCCGGACGCCCTGTCCTCAGTGAGAGGGGGGTACTGTTTCGCCCTGGCGGTCTCGGCTTTCTCCCTTTTCATTCTTTACCGGATCATCCGCTCCCCTTTTGGAAAAACCCTCCAGGGGGTTCGGGACAACCCGGAGCGATGCGCGGCCGTGGGGGTGAATGTTCAGGGGGTGAGGCTGGCGGCGCTGGTCATCGCCGGGACGCTCGCCGGAATCGCGGGCATGCTTTTCGTGGTGGCGGAGGGCTCGGTTTTTCCCGACCTTCTGTTCTGGACCCTGTCCCTGGAGGCGCTGATCATGTGTCTCCTGGGCGGGTGGCGAACCTTCTGGGGGCCTGTTTTCGGGGCCGCCTTCATTGTCTTTTTGCGGACATTCGCCGGCATTTACACCGAATACTGGACATCGATCCTGGGGGGCATTTTGATTTTTGTGATTGTGTTTATGCCCGAGGGGTTTTTGGGATGGTTTGAGAAAATGGGATGGTTTGGAAAAAAGAGACACGCCGAAAAGGAGAGCAGCCGTGACCCCATCCCCCATTCTTGA